From Mobula birostris isolate sMobBir1 chromosome 8, sMobBir1.hap1, whole genome shotgun sequence, the proteins below share one genomic window:
- the LOC140201375 gene encoding N-acetyllactosaminide beta-1,3-N-acetylglucosaminyltransferase 2-like: MSVGRKRTKLVVIMMMVNFFIYIMVEISWNDHEDKNSTKKMIIADSVFWKQVTHIKPYWNREQHKLDELYNPVTAALHNRTVMENVNMTNMYTCEPNTNLKEEISNFDSLPDRFKDFLTYLRCRSYPLIIDQPTKCQSKPVLLLAIKSLESHFDRRQAIRQSWGSEVTIKNKTIARIFLLGRSSEIDDFPNLSDMLQFESNQHKDILLWDYRDTFFNLTLKEVLFLEWISKSCSNIQYIFKGDDDVFVNTLQIIDYIDALDKDKAKDLFIGDVITNAGPHREKKLKYYVPESVFEGVYPPYAGGGGFLYSGYLAKRLHNISYQVALYPIDDVYTGMCLRKLGLAPEKHKGFRTFDIMQKDRQITCAYKNLILVHSRNPQEMIRIWSRLQDPHLKC, from the coding sequence ATGAGTGTGGGACGCAAACGAACAAAGCTGGTTGTGATTATGATGATggtaaatttcttcatttatatcATGGTAGAGATTTCATGGAATGATCATGAAGACAAAAACTCAACCAAAAAAATGATAATTGCAGACAGTGTCTTTTGGAAGCAGGTGACGCATATTAAACCATACTGGAATCGAGAACAGCACAAGTTAGATGAATTGTACAACCCTGTTACTGCTGCTCTACACAACAGAACTGTGATGGAGAACGTAAACATGACAAACATGTATACTTGTGAACCTAATACAAATTTAAAGGAGGAGATTAGTAACTTTGATAGTTTGCCGGACCGTTTCAAAGATTTTCTAACATACTTGCGATGTCGGAGCTATCCCTTAATAATCGACCAACCGACGAAATGCCAGAGCAAGCCTGTGCTTCTGTTGGCTATAAAATCACTGGAATCGCACTTTGACAGAAGGCAGGCCATTCGTCAGTCCTGGGGAAGTGAAGTAACAATAAAAAATAAGACCATTGCAAGAATCTTTTTACTGGGCAGGTCTTCTGAAATAGATGACTTTCCCAACTTGTCGGATATGCTTCAGTTTGAGAGTAACCAACACAAAGATATTCTTCTGTGGGATTACAGAGACACATTCTTTAATCTGACACTAAAAGAAGTATTGTTTTTAGAATGGATAAGCAAATCCTGCTCCAATATTCAGTACATTTTTAAAGGAGATGATGATGTCTTTGTAAACACATTACAGATTATAGACTATATAGATGCATTGGATAAGGATAAAGCAAAAGATCTGTTTATCGGTGATGTTATTACAAATGCAGGACCTCATCGAGAGAAGAAACTAAAGTACTATGTTCCCGAAAGCGTATTTGAAGGTGTGTATCCTCCCTATGCAGGTGGAGGTGGGTTTCTCTACTCTGGATACTTGGCAAAGAGACTTCATAATATTTCATATCAAGTAGCACTATATCCAATTGATGATGTGTATACTGGAATGTGCCTTCGAAAACTTGGCCTTGCTCCAGAGAAACACAAGGGATTCAGGACTTTTGATATTATGCAAAAAGACAGACAAATCACCTGTGCATACAAAAATTTAATATTAGTTCACAGCAGAAATCCTCAAGAAATGATCAGAATCTGGAGCAGGCTTCAGGATCCCCATTTGAAATGTTAG